The following coding sequences lie in one Panicum virgatum strain AP13 chromosome 6N, P.virgatum_v5, whole genome shotgun sequence genomic window:
- the LOC120678355 gene encoding transcription factor IND-like, which yields MDSITHNSSSSSSWDLDMSLGSHHHPLLFDSHPNTAPPPPPPLPFHLSTSHHHPPPHPPHHHHLDPSPSSSLFPPHAHHRLHHLGLDIDPSPHHRHHHEYEQQQQEPGHHEQQEEMRPQEAGVAQHERGGGEDVEEELGAMKEMMYRIAAMQPVDIDPATIKKPRRRNVRISEDPQSVAARHRRERISERICILQRLVPGGTKMDTASMLDEAIRYIKFLKRQVQELQHQPPQQQYPAAAAAGVAAGAGPSTSVVGQPGRPGGPFLPLGPGPLIDWAGLVRPMDIHGPTSSSSSSSMGGAHAALGFGFSSAGQSSHGMH from the coding sequence atGGACAGCATCACTCAcaactccagcagcagcagctcatgGGATTTGGACATGAGCCtcggcagccaccaccaccccctCCTCTTCGACAGCCACCCCAAcacggcgcctccgccgccgccgccattgccgttCCATCTCTCCACCTCCCATCACCACCCTCCTCCGCATcctccgcaccaccaccacctagaTCCTTCCCCGTCTTCCTCCCTCTTCCCGCCGCATGCGCACCACCGCCTCCACCACCTCGGCCTCGACATCGACCCCTCCCcccaccaccggcaccaccatgagtacgagcagcagcagcaggaacccGGCCACcacgagcagcaggaggagatgAGGCCGCAGGAGGCGGGCGTGGCCCAgcacgagcgcggcggcggcgaggacgtggaggaggagctcggcgccATGAAGGAGATGATGTACCGGATCGCCGCCATGCAGCCGGTGGACATCGACCCGGCCACCATCAAGAAGCCGCGGCGCCGCAACGTCCGCATCAGCGAGGACCCCCAGAGCGTGGCGGCGCGGCACCGGCGCGAGCGGATCAGCGAGCGCATCTGCATCCTGCAGCGCCTCGTCCCAGGGGGCACAAAGATGGACACCGCCTCCATGCTCGATGAGGCCATCCGCTACATCAAGTTCCTCAAGCGCCAGGTGCAGGAGCTCCAGCAccagccgccgcagcagcaatacccggccgccgccgccgccggcgttgcAGCCGGAGCCGGGCCCAGCACCTCGGTCGTGGGCCAGCCGGGGCGACCCGGCGGGCCGTTCCTCCCGTTGGGTCCCGGGCCGCTCATTGACTGGGCCGGGCTGGTGAGGCCCATGGACATCCACGGGCCGacatcgtcgtcgtcctcgtcgtcgaTGGGCGGCGCGCACGCGGCCCTGGGCTTCGGGTTCAGCAGCGCCGGCCAGAGCAGCCATGGAATGCACTGA